The following coding sequences are from one Panicum hallii strain FIL2 chromosome 5, PHallii_v3.1, whole genome shotgun sequence window:
- the LOC112892588 gene encoding loricrin-like — protein sequence MAPGADVATGSPPAAMEGAASPGGAFPAPWDAVSTSRGVASGSEPPGWASTDAGGDGGAAGVVAGLPAEADGAGWGPDLPADDSPVGAKDVAGQGVLTHTNEEDAPVDWWGLLADGVPGGRGRTCGSGCDGGGGGGDAWRCCVGGGGGGRCCDGDRLASSGLPCGC from the exons ATGGCACCAGGTGCGGACGTGGCAACTGGCTCTCCACCTGCAGCGATGGAAGGGGCTGCCTCACCCGGAGGTGCATTCCCGGCGCCTTGGGATGCAGTCTCAACCTCCCGGGGTGTGGCTTCGGGCTCCGAACCTCCGGGTTGGGCCTCTACTGATGCAGGCGGGGatggtggtgctgctggtgttgTCGCTGGACTTCCGGCAGAGGCAGATggagctggctgggggccggacctcccaGCCGATGATTCACCAGTGGGCGCGAAGGACGTGGCAGGGCAAGGAGTCCTGACACATACCAACGAG GAAGATGCCCCGGTCGACTGGTGGGGCCTTCTCGCCGATGGTGTCCCTGGCGGCAGAGGCAGGACCTGCGGCTCTGGCTgcgacggtggtggtggtggtggtgatgccTGGCGCTGCTGtgttggcggcggcggtggtggtcgaTGCTGCGATGGAGACCGCCTCGCCTCCTCTGGCCTCCCCTGCGGCTGCTAG